Within Eggerthella timonensis, the genomic segment GGCAACGTCATGGATTTGGCCGTGGCGGTGGTCATCGGCACGGCGTTCACCGCCATCGTGAACTCGGTGGTGAGCGACCTCATCATGCCGTTGATCTCGCTGGTCACGGGCGGCATCAATTTCTCGGACATGAAGATATCGCTGGGCAGCGGCCCCGATGCGGCCGCATTCACGTACGGCAACTTCATCAACGCCGTCATCCAGTTCCTCATCATCGCGTTCGTGGTGTTCCTCATCGTGAAGGCTATGAACAAGGCGCGCACGCTGACCACCCGCGGCAAGCATGCCGAGGAGATGGAAGCGCCCCACTGCCCGTTCTGCCTGGAAGAGGTGCAGGAAGGCGCCACGCGCTGCCCGCATTGCACGGCCGAACTGCCCGCTCCCGCCGCGCCTACGCCTAAAATGAGCTAGCGCCGCAGACAGGGATGATCCGCTGGCCGCCGCGAGTCGGCTAGGGCTCGACGACCTCTTCCTGGTCTTCCTCGTCGGTCACGGCGCGCAGGATGAAGAATCCGGCGATGCCGGCGATCAGCGACGCCGCCAAGATGGCTGCCTTCGCCATGGCGATCATGTTCGGGTCGACGAACGCGAGGTTCGTCACGAAGATGGCCATGGTGAAGCCCACGCCGCCCAGCACCGACACGCCCACGATATGGCCCCAGTTCACGCCCTGCGGCAGGTCGGACAGCTTCAGCTTCACGGTAAGCCACGTGGCCAGGAAGATGCCGAGCGGCTTGCCGAACAAGAGACCGCAGAACACGCCGATGGTCACCGGGTTCGTGACGATGGACAGCGGATCCATGCCCGTCAGCACCACGCTGGCGTTCGAGAACGCGAACAGCGGGAGGATGAAGAAGTACACGGGGATGTGCAGACGGTGGTCGAGACGCGTGATAGGCGGGATGGACAGGCGCGACACGCGGCCGATCTCGGCCACTTCGGACAGGTACTCCTTCTGCACGATGTCGGGCTCGCCGGGGTCGTAACGGTCGTCGGCCCTGCGTGCGCGTGCCGCGAACCAGCCGGGAGCGCGCTCGAGCTTCACCTGCGAGCGCGCCGGAATGGCAAGCGCCATCAGCACGCCGGCGATGGTGGCGTGCACGCCCGACATGAGGAAGCACACCCACATCCCCAAGCCCACGAGGATGTACGGCAGCAGGTCGTAGATGTGCAGCCGGTTGAACACGATGAGCACGGCGAACAGACCCAAGCCGCCGGCCAGCCATGCCACGTCGAGGTTCGCGGTGTAAAAGAGGGCGATCACCATGATGGCGATGATGTCGTCGGCGATGGTGAGCGTCGAGAGGAACGAGCGCAGCCCCGCCGGGATGCGGCTGCCGAGCAATGCGAGAATGCCCAGGCAGAACGCGATATCGTTCGCCATGGGGACGCCCCAGCCCTGCTCGAACCCGCTGCCCACGTTCACCGCCGTGTACACGAGCGCAGGCACGATAGCGCCGCCGGCCGCGCCGAGGATGGGCAGCAGCGCCTTGCGCGGGTTCTTGAGCTCGCCCGCCGTCATCTCGAACTTGATCTCGAGGCCCACCAGCAGGAAGAAGATGGCCATGAGGAAGTCGTTGATGAAATGCTCGAGCGAGATATGCGGCGCGAAGTCGCCCAGCGAGATGCCGATGTCGAACGTGTGCCAGAATTCGGCGAAGTACGGCAGCACCGGGGTGTTCTCGATGACGAGCGCCGCCACGGCTGCAGCCAGCATGAGCATGGTCGCGCGCGTGGACGAGTGGGTGAATTCGAGCAGCTTGCGCTTGCGCCGATGATGGTGACGCACTTCCGGCTCGAGGATGCGCTCGGTTGTCGCGCAGGTGGGATCGCCGCTCAAGCAAGCAGGCGGCGTTTCCTCGCCAGGAGCGTGCTTGCGCCCCTGGCGCACGTCGGTGTTTTTCTCTGATGTCATAGGTAGCAGTATACGAAACGGGCCGTGACCTCATGGCCACAGCCCGGTAACGAACAGAAGTTTTTTGAAGCCGCGTCGGCGCTAGCAACCGTTCGCGCACGCGAACGCGCGATCCTCGCGATAGACGCCGTGCTTCACACGGTCGGCCTCCTCGGATGTTTTCGCGTCGTTCCAACGATCCATCGTGCCCACGAGATAGCCCGTGATACGACGGATGCGATCGAACGGAACGGGTGCCAGCTCGTAGCGAATTCCCACGTCTTCGCCATCCACCAGCAGCGCGAGCCCGGTCACGGCGCTGTTCGGATGTTGCAGCGCTCCGCGTTCGAGGTACGCGCGGATCTCCGCCTCGGTCACGTGCTGGTCGCTCTCGTTGGTGTAGCCCACCAATACGTTCACGCCGTCAACGGTCAGCCGGTCGTTCACAACCATATCGCCCATCGGATTCGTCGTGTCCATAACCGCTTCCATACCGCACTCCTCACTGAGTTTGTTGCTTTCCCTTATATGTTACGATTATAGTACCATTTAATGCGGCAGGACGCTAGGGGCAGGACGCAACGATCCCCCAACGGCTTGGAAGACAACGGAAGGCGAATCCGCCGCAACGGGCGGGGCGGGCGCTGTGGGAGCGGCAGAGCGAGAACGGCGGGCACTGAACGGGAAGCGACGAGCGCGGTGCCGGCATGGTGGGCGCAGCGGGCGCGGGACGAAGAACGGAGGGCTGGCGCGCGGCGAGACGGAAGCGGGGGTGCGAACGGATGTTTCACGTGAAACACTCGGCCAAGCGCAACGGGCCCGCCGGGTATCGCTGCGCGGAGGCCCTGAGCGCCTGGCGGGCGCAAAATAGGACCCATGACAATTTCCGGAACGGATTTCGCTCTGGATTTCCGCTCGCAGTCGAGAAAGGCCAGGTGGCGTTTCTCTGCATCGTCGGAGAAAGGGATCGGAGCTCCTCGATTTTGTCATGGCTGCCGATTCGCGCCCACAATCGCAGGGCAGGCGCAAAACGGGCCCCTCGCCGCGAAACAAGGGGCCCGTCGGGATGCGCGGATGCGCGGATGCGCAAGACGCAACGTGCTACAGCGAGAAGTCCTCGTCGCCGTTGAAGACGTCGAGCGCGTCTTCCACGGAGTAGTCGGCCAGCGTGATGGCGCTGATGGCCTTGGTCAGGCGAACCGCCTCGGCCAGCGAGCGCTGGTGGATGTTGCGGCCGGTGGCATTGCCCACGGCGCCGCCCGTGTGGATCTGATCGTACAGCTGGGTGAGGAACGTCTCGGCGTCAACCGTCGAACCGCCGGCGCACACGAGGCCCGTGCGACCGGACGCCATCGTGGCGATCTTGAGCGCCTCGGCCGGCGCAGTGCCGTCCTCGGGCTTCGGCGGGTTCACCTTGACGAAGTCGGCGCCGAGGCACAGGGCCACGCCCGCCGCGCCGGCGATGAGCGCCGGGTCCTTCTCGGCCTTGACGGCCTTGCCGCGCGGGTAGATCCACAGCACGACCAGCAGGCCGTTGGCGTGGGCCTGGGCGATGAGCTCGCCGGCCTCGGCCATCATGGTGGACTCGTACTCGCTGCCCAGGTAGATGGTGTAGCCGATGCCCACGATGTTGACGCCCGCCTCGCGCATGGCCAGCACGGCGTCCAAGTCGTAGAGCTGCGGCGAGTAGGGATCGTCCTGGCTGCCCGGCACGATGTTCGTCTTGGAGTTCATCTTCACGAGGTAGTTGATCTCGGGATAGTCGGCGGCGTACTGCGCGATAAGGCCGCGCTGGCCAGCCAACACGCCGCACACGCCCTGGCGGCCGATCTCGAAGAGGTGCTGCGGCTCGGCGTCGGCGATGTCGATGCCCTCACCGTAGAAGTCCTTGTTGAGGTGCTCGATCTTCTGATCGCAGGCGAACAGCATGAGGCGGCCCGTACCACGGGTTGCCTTCATGAAGTTCTCAATGTACTCGTCACGGGATTCCGGCATGACGTCGGCCGGCACCCTCACCTGGTCACGAGTGATTTTGGGCATGGTTTCCTCCTTATAGGATCCAACTCAACGGATGAGGCTCAACGCCTTATCGATATGGTCATTCTAGCGAAAAAGCGAGGCAGGGCGCACCGTTTCACCGAAAAACCCCGCGAACGAGCCGCCGATGCGTGCGAAGCGCGAAAACGAGCGGCATGTGGAGGCACACGGATGCAGGCGCACTCCGCAATATCTCCAGCGCGATCGGCGCCAGATGTTTCACGTGAAACACCCGTTCGCGTGAAGCGCGAAGGGGCACAGGTTGGCTCAGTGAGTCAGCGAGACCGGCTGCGGTGCCCGGAATTCGTGGGATGGCGAGGGCGAAGCGTACTTTGGTACGCGAGTCGTCGGCATCGCGCGAAAGCCGGGCACCGCAGCCGGGCGCAGCGTCGGCTAATTCCGCGGGCCGGCAGGCCCGCGGAACAGAACTAGAACCACTCGCGCTTGTTCAGCACGTAGATCTGCTCGAACTCGGTTTGGGACTTCGTGAGGTACAGGATGCCCTCGATGATGGCGATGACCCAGATCACCCATGAAGCCAGCGAGAACGTCAGCACGCCGCCGATGATGGTGACTGCCAGCATGATGAAGCCGGCAGTGTTGTAACCCAGATAGAACTTGTGGATGCCGAACGCGCCCAAGAAGATGGCCAGCAGGCCGGCCGCCACGTGGTCCTTCGTCGATACCATCGGCTGGCCGTACGGCTGCTGATAGTACGGTTGCTGGTAGCCGTAGTACGGTTGCTGCGGCGGCACGGCGCCAGGGCCGGCATGCGGCGGAGTCTGCGGCGCGCCGTAGCCGGGCGCGCCATAGTAGCCGGGCTGTGCGGGCTGGCCGGGCGCCGGAGCTGCGCCAACGGGCTGCGTGGGAGCGGTGGACGCGGCGGGAGCGTCGGCCGGCATCGGAGGCTGCACGGGAGCCGCCTGGGGCGCAGCAGAAGGAGCTGACGCCTGGGCCGTGGAGTACGGCACCCAATCCGGTTCCGGTTCCTCAACGGGCTTGGCAGGCTTGGCCGACTCGGCAGGCTCGGCAGGAACCGCTTCCGCCTTCTCGTCCGCGTTCGGCGCATCCTCCGCGGTCGCGGGTTCCGCGTCGCACGACACGACCGCCACGTCTTCGACGACGACGGCTTCGACCTCGCCCGTCGCCTCGTCGACCACGATAGCCGCAACCGTCTCGTCCTCGACGACGCACGCATCGCCGGACGTCGCAGCCAACTTCGCCTTCGCGGCTTCCAGTTTTTCCTGAGCGGCCTTGAGCTCCGCTTCAGCAGCGGCAACCTCGTCCACTGCGCTGTTCAAAGGTTCGTTGGTGGCCATAAGGGACCTACCTCTCATCCTGCGTTTCTGCGTCGGTATTCTCTAGTGCCATAGTAGTGCGCACCACAACGCGCGAGACGGTTTCGTCACAATACCGTCAACGACGTTCAGTATTTCTTAAGATATGGGAATAAGCTGATGAAAAGCCTGATCGCACCTAGTTCTTTTTGTCGGAATGCTTCTCGAGCAGCTTCATGATGCGTTCGCGGAACACGATGCCCAACACGGCGATCACAGCTGCCACCGCGAAGATGATCACGCTCTCCATCAGGCGTCCCTCCGCCAGCCCGTCAGCCGCATACGCGGACACGACGATGCCCGGGATGCGTCCCACGTTCGACAGCAGCAAGAACGTGCGCATCCGCATGTCCGTCAGCGGCACGAGATAGGTGAACACGTCCTTGGGCAAACCGGGGATCAGGAAGAGAATGAACACTATGATGTTGAGCTTGCCGGTCAGCTCGAATTTGCGGAACTTGTTGAGGTACTGCGTAGGCACCATGCTCTGCACGAAAGGCGCGCCCAGCTTGTGCACGAGCGCGAAGATGAACGCGCTCGAGACGACGCACCCGACCAGGATGATCAAGGAGCCGAGCCACGGTCCGTACAGCAGGCCGGCCGCGATCTGCACGACCTCGCCGGGGATGAACGCCACAACGATCTGCAAGAACTGCAGTCCCAGTAGGATCAGGAACCCGACGGGCCCCGCATCGCGCACGTCGGCGATGATCCGCTCGATACCGCCTTCTTCGAAGAGGTCGCCGAAGTACGGCCACAACAGCACCACGATCAGCACCATGATGGCGAAGAATGCGATGAGGCCGGCGAACTTGAAAATGTCGGCTTTCTCGATTTTACGGCTGGGCTTTTTCTCGTCAGTCATCGTGGCGGGCCTTGTCGTACTCCTCTTTGAAGGCTGCGAACATGTTCTTCTTGGGCGCAGGCTTCTTGGCGGTCGTGGTCTTCTTCGGCGCGGCGGCCGACTTGGGCTTCGGGGACGCGGGCGCGGAAGCGGCCTCGTCATCCGACGTCGCAAGCGCCTGCTCGTCAGGATCGGGCTTGACGCCGCGGGCCTTGTCGTACTCCTCTTTGAAGCCGGAGAACATGCCCTTCGTGGCGGCGATCTGCTTGCCGGTGGCGTACGCGCCCTTGTTCACCACTTCGCCGGTTTTCTTGGCGGCCTCGCTGACCACGGGCTTCGCCTTGTCCACCGTGGAGTGAACCTTGTCGACGGCCACGGCCGTGGCCGCCCCCGCCTTCTCGGCAACGCCGCCTTCCGCAGCGAGCTCCTTCGCAGCGTCGTCGACCAGCATCGCGCCGAGCACCACCTCGTCGGTCTCGCGACCCTCGGAGCCCACCTGCGCGAGCGCCACGCCCATGCCGCGACGGAACCCTTTGACGAGGTCAGCCGGAATGGTGCGCTTGCCCAAAAGGGCGTTGGCGGTGGCACCGGAATCAGTGTCGAAGGTGTCCACCGCGCCGGTGATGCGGTTGAACGTGACGTTGCCCACCATGCCCAGCGACGTGCCGTCCTCGGTCATGACCGGAAGCCCCACCCACAGCACGCACTCGTCCCAGTTGACACCGAGCGCTTTGCACGCGGCTTTGTCGGTGGCCTCGGGGATGTCGCGCACGACGATGCGGCCGTCCACGATGTCGTACCCCTCGATGGACACGAACTTGTCCTTGCGACGGAACATCCACAGCAGGTCGGGGCGCTTCACGATGAAGCCGACGCAGCGCTTCTCTTTCGGATGGAATACGAAACGGCGCACCTTGCCGATGCGCTTCGTGCCGTTCTTGCCGCCCACGACGCGAACGCCCGTGAGCTCATGCGTGGTGATGAGTTTGCTTGCCATGACCTTCTTCTCCACTCGGCAACCTGCGCACTTGCTGCGGATCCGACCGCAGCCCCCCAGCGCCGTTGCCTGTCGAATACTCAGGAAGCGGCGAGCGGTGCGGGGCTTTGCGCCCGCGTCACCTGCCTCGCCGCTTCATGATGAATGCGTTTGGTTACTTGTCGTCGCCGGAGATCTTGTCGGCAGCCTCTTCGGCCTTGTGCTTCGCCGTGTCAGCCACGTCCTGCGCCTTGTCCTCGACCTTGTCGACGGCGTCATGCGCCGTATCGGCAGCGACGGGGATGGTGTCGCTCACCGCATCGTGCGCTTGCTCGGCGTTCTTGGCTACCTGCGAGGCGATGCGCTGGCGCGCCGCTTCGATCTTGTCGCGCAGCTCGTCGTTCTTCTGCGAGAACGCCGGCTTGATGTTGTCGGCGGCTTCCTGCACGCGCTGCGAAGCCTGGCCGTACAGCTCCTGGCCCTTCGCGGCCACATCCTGCACGACTTCCTGGCCCTTGGACGCAGCATCCTGGTATGCATGCTGCATGTTGGCGCTGGCCTGGGAGCCCAGCTCCTGCGCCTCGCCCCACGCCGTGTTCATCTTATCGGTGACCATAGCGCGCGTTTCCTGACCAGACCGGGGGGCGTACAGCAGCGCGACAACCGCGCCGGCCAACCCACCAGCCAAAAAAGCTCCAAATTTGTTGCCCATGACGGCCTCCTTCGGGATGTTTGCCTGTCCGACCATTATAGGGGCACCCGCCGACCCCCACGAGGGAAAACACGAGCGCTCTACGATTTTGCTGCCGTTTCGTTGCTCGCCGATTGTCCTACAAACCCATATCCGCTTTGAGCTTCGCCAGCTCCTCGTCCACTGCCGCATCGCTGCCGGCATCGGCGTACTTCGCTTCGAGCTCGGCGGCCGCGTCGATCGGCTGCTGGTTAAGCTCGTTCATGGCGTTCGCGCGATCGAGCATCTGGTCGGCCTTAGCCTCCATCCGATCGAACGCGCTCATGGCGCCCTCCGCCTTGTCGGCGCCCGCGGTGAATTCGTTGACTTTGTCCTGAGTCTTCGCCACGGCCACCTTGGCCTTGATGCCCTCGCGCCGGCCCTTCAACTCCTCGATATCGTCCACTAGCTTATCGTGCATTTGGCGCATCTTGGAGGCGTTCTCGTGCGCGGCCTCGTACGCGGCCTGAAGGCCGGCCGCCTTCGCCCCGAGCTCCTGCTTCTTGGCGAGGAACGCACGGGCATCATCCTCGTTGCCGGCTTGGAGGGCTTTGCGGGCCAGGCCGTCGTACTTCTCGACGTCGGCGGCGCAATCGTCCACGAGGCGCTTCGTACGCGCCTCCTCCGCCATCACGCCGGCCGTCTGCTCCTTCACCTCGGCCAGGCTGTCGGTCAGGTCGCGAAGGTACTGGTCGATCATCTTGGCGGGGTCTTCCGCCCGATCGAGCAGGTCGTTGATGTTCGCTTTCACAATGTCGGTGAATCGGTCCAGAATTCCCATCGTCGCTCTCCTCTACTAAGGTTGTATCGTGCTCCTCGCGTCGTCGCGAGGCTGTTCCTTATGGGTCTGCTCGTACTTCTCGGCCAGGTCCTCGATGCTCTGGTCGCTGAACTTCTCCAGGGGCGTCCGCAGCAGCTCCTCCTGGTACGCCCGCTGGAGCTCGCGATCTTCGCGACGGCGGCGCACGAGCCAGTACACGATGTAGGCAGCAAGCGGCACGATGACCACGATAGCGCCCACCACGGTGTCCCCGGAGTCGTGAGGCTTCTTCATGATCTCGTCAGCCGTGTCGGAGAACGCTTTGGAGAAAATCTCCTCTTCGCTGATAGAGCGGTCGTTGTAATATCGATCCAGGTTGTCGGCAAGCAGATCGACGGCGTCGGCGTCCATCACGGCCCGCGCATCCGACCCCATCGTGTATCCGCAGTTGAACGAGCCCTCGCCATCGTCGCAGAAAACCAGCAGGAAATGGCCCTCGTCCGAGAACAGCTGGTCGTAACGCTCTTCCGCGATGCCGCGCAGCTCGGACGTGGACGTAGAGGAGCCGTTCGGCAGAATGTACACGTACGGCTGCACCCCCGTCGCGCGATAGAACGAGCGCAGACCGTCTTCGAGCTTGCGGTCGTTGCGAATCCAGTCGCCGTCCTCGTCGGTATAGTAGTCGGTCTCCGTCGTGGCCGACGAGGGAAGCGCCTCGCGAACGACGACCTTGTTGCCGTGCGAGTCGACCCCGTTGCGATCGTCGAGAACGGCCGAGAAGGCGGTCGCTGCGACTATGACGATGAGGGCGATGGCGGCGATCAAACAGCCGGGGCCTTTTCTCTTGGGCGCACCTGAAGCGGACGGCTGCGCCGGAGGCACCGAGCTGGGCGGCGAGCTTGCAGACGGGGGTTGATACGGCGCCTGGTCCTGGCCGGGATACGCCTGCTGCTGAGGAAGGGGGGCTTCCGGAGCAGGCGGGACATACGGTGTTGGGGGAGCTTGGGGAGTGCGAGGCGCCGTTTGAACGGGCGGGGCAACGGGAGCAGGCGGAGCTTCGTAGCGCTCATCGCGACGCTCGTCACGCGTCGTGTTGATGATGATAGGCATGACGGAGGGCATGCGAAAGCCTCCTCCGCCTCCGCCCGAGCCGCCGCTGGGCCGAGCGCTTCTGCCGCCCGAGCCGCGCGATCCGCCCGAGAACCCGCCCGAGGAGCGTCCACCGCCCGAGAAGCCTCCCGAGCGTCCTCCGCCCGACGAGCCGCCGCCGCCTCCTCCGCCCGACCTTCCCATGCCTCCCCCTCAGCCTCGCACCGATCCTGCGGTCATTGTAGCACGGCGACATCGACGGGCACCGAAGAAGCGGATTCCCCCAACGCCTATGCGTATTGGCTGACCAGCTCGTTGAGAACGCTGGGCAGCGACAGGCCGGCAGCCTCGCAGGCGGCCGGGAACAGCGACGTTTCGGTCATGCCGGGCGACACGTTCACCTCGAAGACGCGCGCCTGGGCGCCGTCCCAGATGAGGTCGATGCGCGCGAGATCGCGCACCTGGTAGGCGCGGTACACCTCGAGGGCAGCGCGCTCGATCTCGGCGCGGATGGCCTGGGCGTCGGCCTCGTCGTTCGACAGCGATGCGGGGCGCACGGGCGCGTGGTACTCCACCGCCCCCGGCGTGAGGCGCGCGGCCGTGTCGTACAGGCCCTGCTTCGCGACGACCTCCACGGGCGGCAGCGCGTAGGCGTCCCAGCCGGTGCCCAGCACGGACACGGCAAGCTCCACGCCCTCGATCCACTGCTCGATGACCACGGCGTCGTCGAACGACAGCGCGTCGAGCACCGCCTCGCCCAGGTCGTCAACGGAATCAACCCGATGCACGCCCAGGGCCGAGCCGCCGTGCGCGGGCTTCACCGCCACGGGGTAGCCGCCGATCACGCGATCCTCCACGAGGTCGAGGGCCGTCGCAGCGCCCATGTCCTTGAACGCG encodes:
- the mscL gene encoding large conductance mechanosensitive channel protein MscL, which produces MKKFFEEFKEFINQGNVMDLAVAVVIGTAFTAIVNSVVSDLIMPLISLVTGGINFSDMKISLGSGPDAAAFTYGNFINAVIQFLIIAFVVFLIVKAMNKARTLTTRGKHAEEMEAPHCPFCLEEVQEGATRCPHCTAELPAPAAPTPKMS
- the nhaA gene encoding Na+/H+ antiporter NhaA gives rise to the protein MTSEKNTDVRQGRKHAPGEETPPACLSGDPTCATTERILEPEVRHHHRRKRKLLEFTHSSTRATMLMLAAAVAALVIENTPVLPYFAEFWHTFDIGISLGDFAPHISLEHFINDFLMAIFFLLVGLEIKFEMTAGELKNPRKALLPILGAAGGAIVPALVYTAVNVGSGFEQGWGVPMANDIAFCLGILALLGSRIPAGLRSFLSTLTIADDIIAIMVIALFYTANLDVAWLAGGLGLFAVLIVFNRLHIYDLLPYILVGLGMWVCFLMSGVHATIAGVLMALAIPARSQVKLERAPGWFAARARRADDRYDPGEPDIVQKEYLSEVAEIGRVSRLSIPPITRLDHRLHIPVYFFILPLFAFSNASVVLTGMDPLSIVTNPVTIGVFCGLLFGKPLGIFLATWLTVKLKLSDLPQGVNWGHIVGVSVLGGVGFTMAIFVTNLAFVDPNMIAMAKAAILAASLIAGIAGFFILRAVTDEEDQEEVVEP
- the nrdD gene encoding anaerobic ribonucleoside-triphosphate reductase — protein: MEAVMDTTNPMGDMVVNDRLTVDGVNVLVGYTNESDQHVTEAEIRAYLERGALQHPNSAVTGLALLVDGEDVGIRYELAPVPFDRIRRITGYLVGTMDRWNDAKTSEEADRVKHGVYREDRAFACANGC
- a CDS encoding aldolase; this translates as MPKITRDQVRVPADVMPESRDEYIENFMKATRGTGRLMLFACDQKIEHLNKDFYGEGIDIADAEPQHLFEIGRQGVCGVLAGQRGLIAQYAADYPEINYLVKMNSKTNIVPGSQDDPYSPQLYDLDAVLAMREAGVNIVGIGYTIYLGSEYESTMMAEAGELIAQAHANGLLVVLWIYPRGKAVKAEKDPALIAGAAGVALCLGADFVKVNPPKPEDGTAPAEALKIATMASGRTGLVCAGGSTVDAETFLTQLYDQIHTGGAVGNATGRNIHQRSLAEAVRLTKAISAITLADYSVEDALDVFNGDEDFSL
- a CDS encoding TM2 domain-containing protein, coding for MATNEPLNSAVDEVAAAEAELKAAQEKLEAAKAKLAATSGDACVVEDETVAAIVVDEATGEVEAVVVEDVAVVSCDAEPATAEDAPNADEKAEAVPAEPAESAKPAKPVEEPEPDWVPYSTAQASAPSAAPQAAPVQPPMPADAPAASTAPTQPVGAAPAPGQPAQPGYYGAPGYGAPQTPPHAGPGAVPPQQPYYGYQQPYYQQPYGQPMVSTKDHVAAGLLAIFLGAFGIHKFYLGYNTAGFIMLAVTIIGGVLTFSLASWVIWVIAIIEGILYLTKSQTEFEQIYVLNKREWF
- a CDS encoding TVP38/TMEM64 family protein — encoded protein: MTDEKKPSRKIEKADIFKFAGLIAFFAIMVLIVVLLWPYFGDLFEEGGIERIIADVRDAGPVGFLILLGLQFLQIVVAFIPGEVVQIAAGLLYGPWLGSLIILVGCVVSSAFIFALVHKLGAPFVQSMVPTQYLNKFRKFELTGKLNIIVFILFLIPGLPKDVFTYLVPLTDMRMRTFLLLSNVGRIPGIVVSAYAADGLAEGRLMESVIIFAVAAVIAVLGIVFRERIMKLLEKHSDKKN
- a CDS encoding PRC-barrel domain-containing protein, which encodes MASKLITTHELTGVRVVGGKNGTKRIGKVRRFVFHPKEKRCVGFIVKRPDLLWMFRRKDKFVSIEGYDIVDGRIVVRDIPEATDKAACKALGVNWDECVLWVGLPVMTEDGTSLGMVGNVTFNRITGAVDTFDTDSGATANALLGKRTIPADLVKGFRRGMGVALAQVGSEGRETDEVVLGAMLVDDAAKELAAEGGVAEKAGAATAVAVDKVHSTVDKAKPVVSEAAKKTGEVVNKGAYATGKQIAATKGMFSGFKEEYDKARGVKPDPDEQALATSDDEAASAPASPKPKSAAAPKKTTTAKKPAPKKNMFAAFKEEYDKARHDD
- a CDS encoding YtxH domain-containing protein, with the protein product MGNKFGAFLAGGLAGAVVALLYAPRSGQETRAMVTDKMNTAWGEAQELGSQASANMQHAYQDAASKGQEVVQDVAAKGQELYGQASQRVQEAADNIKPAFSQKNDELRDKIEAARQRIASQVAKNAEQAHDAVSDTIPVAADTAHDAVDKVEDKAQDVADTAKHKAEEAADKISGDDK
- a CDS encoding PspA/IM30 family protein; translated protein: MGILDRFTDIVKANINDLLDRAEDPAKMIDQYLRDLTDSLAEVKEQTAGVMAEEARTKRLVDDCAADVEKYDGLARKALQAGNEDDARAFLAKKQELGAKAAGLQAAYEAAHENASKMRQMHDKLVDDIEELKGRREGIKAKVAVAKTQDKVNEFTAGADKAEGAMSAFDRMEAKADQMLDRANAMNELNQQPIDAAAELEAKYADAGSDAAVDEELAKLKADMGL
- a CDS encoding D-alanine--D-alanine ligase family protein, with translation MKVAVLMGGSSFEREFSLASGKNVCAALEEAGHKVVPLDTTSDLVPTLRSERPDVCYSALHGKHGEDGTIQSLLEFVGIPFVGSPSSVCQRAWNKDSMHSEMAAYRAITGEEPVAYWPQGLYIARDAFKDMGAATALDLVEDRVIGGYPVAVKPAHGGSALGVHRVDSVDDLGEAVLDALSFDDAVVIEQWIEGVELAVSVLGTGWDAYALPPVEVVAKQGLYDTAARLTPGAVEYHAPVRPASLSNDEADAQAIRAEIERAALEVYRAYQVRDLARIDLIWDGAQARVFEVNVSPGMTETSLFPAACEAAGLSLPSVLNELVSQYA